From the genome of Medicago truncatula cultivar Jemalong A17 chromosome 2, MtrunA17r5.0-ANR, whole genome shotgun sequence:
AATCTCTATTAAACTATAATATtgttaaactaattttttgtaatattGATAAACGGCTCTAACCTTTTACGATTGTACATGTGAAGAAGTTGAATTATCTCCTCCATCGTCTTCAAAGAAAAGGAGGAATAACCAAAAGGATGTTAATGATGAATTGTTAAACTAATTGATTTCTAAAAGTCACGATTATAATTTATATCAATAAAATTTGTAGGCAATATGAGATTCTTACCATGGAAAGGCTCCGCTTTAGATTTTGTGGTTGGAGTTTGCTTAACTCAGAGTGTGAGAGACTCTTCGTCAAGGTAAAgttgtaaaataattaattaatttacccAAATTTTCATTGGCTTTGAATATTAATACTCACTCTTGTTTCTATAGCAAAGCATTTATGTCACTTGCTGCGAATTTCCCTATTAAACCAGCTCGCAGGGAACAAAGCAACAACATGGAtttttcaaactcaaaagttGATACAAAGATGAACGATATAAATGTTGAAGAATTCGAAGCCGAGAAATACATTGAAACTTCCAAAGTTGATAACAGTGGAACTGAAAATAATTCATGTTTCGTTGAGAGAAACTTGGACTCTTCAAAAGTTATCAAGGAAGAGATCAACAATATGGATTTTTTAGATCCTCAATCTgataaaaaatttgaaggataGAAAACTTGAAGAAATAGAAGCTCAAATTGGTTTTGTACATTTGAGTTGGATTCAGCCATCATTCTAAGAGTTAGTGTGTGAGGTTATAAAGACTTTCCTGCTTTCACTTAAACtattttaatagtgtttttttaatttctaaatatTTAGAGTTGAATCAC
Proteins encoded in this window:
- the LOC25487512 gene encoding transcriptional activator DEMETER; translated protein: MRFLPWKGSALDFVVGVCLTQSVRDSSSSKAFMSLAANFPIKPARREQSNNMDFSNSKVDTKMNDINVEEFEAEKYIETSKVDNSGTENNSCFVERNLDSSKVIKEEINNMDFLDPQSDKKFEG